From a region of the Enterobacter cancerogenus genome:
- a CDS encoding branched-chain amino acid ABC transporter substrate-binding protein has translation MSLKFIRSPLSLVLAGCLVTAFSAQADVVIGVAGPFTGPNATYGDQYWHGATQAAEDINAAGGINGEKIKLVQGDDACEPKQAVAVANRLVDQDKVNAVVGHFCSSSTMPASEVYSDAGILSITPGSTNPLITERGMSDMFRMCGRDDQQGQVASDFIIDKLKAKRVVIIHDKDTYGQGLADATKAALAKRGVKDVMYEGLSRGEKDFNALVTKIGAQKPDVVFFGGCHPEAGPLVRQMREQGVQASFFSGDCIVNEEMVTAAGGAKYTNGIYMTFGKDPRLIPDGKAVIDKFRAGKFEPEGYTLYAYASIQAIAAAFNATKGTDSAKASEWLKANAVETVMGKKAWDSKGDLKVSDYVVYQWDDKGKYKEVQ, from the coding sequence ATGTCGCTGAAATTTATCAGAAGTCCCCTTTCTCTCGTGCTGGCCGGCTGTCTGGTGACGGCATTTTCCGCACAGGCCGATGTCGTGATTGGGGTTGCTGGCCCGTTCACCGGGCCAAACGCAACCTATGGCGATCAATACTGGCACGGTGCGACGCAGGCCGCGGAAGATATTAACGCCGCCGGTGGCATCAACGGTGAGAAAATTAAACTGGTTCAGGGCGATGATGCATGCGAGCCAAAACAGGCAGTCGCCGTCGCCAACCGCCTGGTTGACCAGGATAAAGTCAACGCCGTTGTCGGGCACTTCTGCTCCTCGTCAACCATGCCCGCCTCAGAGGTATACAGTGACGCGGGCATTCTCTCTATCACCCCCGGCTCGACCAACCCGCTGATTACTGAACGCGGCATGAGCGATATGTTCCGCATGTGCGGGCGCGATGACCAGCAGGGCCAGGTCGCCAGCGATTTCATTATCGACAAGCTGAAAGCGAAACGCGTGGTCATCATCCACGATAAAGATACCTACGGCCAGGGGCTGGCGGATGCGACCAAAGCGGCGCTGGCAAAACGCGGCGTTAAGGACGTGATGTATGAAGGGCTGTCGCGCGGCGAAAAAGACTTTAACGCCCTGGTGACCAAGATCGGTGCGCAAAAACCGGACGTGGTCTTCTTCGGCGGGTGCCATCCTGAAGCCGGTCCGCTGGTGCGCCAGATGCGTGAGCAAGGCGTACAGGCCAGTTTCTTCTCCGGGGACTGCATCGTCAATGAAGAGATGGTCACGGCGGCCGGAGGAGCGAAGTACACCAACGGCATCTACATGACCTTTGGTAAAGACCCCCGCCTCATCCCGGACGGCAAAGCCGTTATCGACAAATTCCGCGCCGGTAAGTTTGAACCCGAAGGCTATACCCTCTACGCCTATGCCTCCATTCAGGCCATTGCCGCCGCATTCAACGCCACAAAAGGGACCGATTCCGCCAAAGCCAGCGAATGGCTGAAAGCCAACGCCGTGGAGACGGTGATGGGCAAAAAAGCCTGGGATAGCAAAGGCGACCTGAAGGTCTCTGACTACGTGGTTTATCAGTGGGATGATAAAGGAAAATATAAGGAAGTTCAGTAA